ATTCATCAATGATATGAATAAGTTCACGGATAAGGAAGGTGATGGCTTAACTAAGTACATTACTAATATTGGTAAACTACCGCGAACACCAGCGCGAAATATGATTATTCTAAACGCCGCTGAGTACCTATCTGCCACAGGGGATACAAAATCATCAATTTCTTTCTCAGTTATGAATCGTTTGAATTTGTTTGCCTCAGAGTCAATCACACGTTTGACAACCTTCAACACTATCAATTTGACCGATTTAGGGTTTCCAAGAATGCTAAAGATTAAGTTCTCTGACCGCTATAAAGGGGTTCATGTTAGCATTCATGTTTATGAATCAGGTAAAAAGCATGCAATAGAAAAGGACAAGCTAACCGTGTCCCAATCAGGCACGCTAACTTATCCGATTCATAACCATTTACCCGTCTCATGGCAAATTGAGTTGTCACTCGATAATGACGGCAATTCAATTGCGATGCGTAAACAAAGGTTTACGTTGACTGGTAAGATTGTACAACGAAAATTACTCAATGGCAAGATTAAGCGTGACTTGTTTTCTAAGCAGCCTGTCATCCAATGCCTGGTCGATCAGATTAAACCACAAGGTACTACTGAGACACCAGGTGTCACCTTGCGTTACTCAGAAAATCCAATGGCAGTCTTCATCATCACGCCACAATCTAACGATGATTTCTCCGCTTTGTCCAGCTTGTTTATCTCACAAGTTTTCTCAGTCAATACGGACATTGCATCAACGATTACCCGCAGGAAAATGGACAGTTGGATACTTTATAAGCTCAATGAGTTTTCTATGTTCCCACGTATCCCGGGCTTCACGAACATTCTAACGCATGGTTTAACCTACGGGCATTTGGTGGATTTGTATATTCAAACCTTAACACAACCACGATTGCATTATTCTGAAATGGAAACCAATGACATCAATGGTAACACGGGTAACTGGTTCAACATTTTAACTAATGATGAGCAAACAAATGAAGCCTTATCCAAGCAATTAGGTGAGGTTGAAGTCCAAACCGAATCAGTCAATTCACAGATTGGCTTAGATCGTCAAGATCGTGGTAACCGTCATGCACAAGTTAGCAAGGTTCGGCTGTTAGATGCCAAAGAAATTAGTGAATTGAGTCCGCGTGAGATGATTACCATCCGTACGATTAAACGTGCGGATAAGAAGGGAAGATCAGTTAGACCTTTGCCAATTTTCTCTACGGGTGCTTATAGAATGCCGTTTGCCTATGAATTATTGGGCAAGCAGTATTCACTTGATTACTATACGGCAGACTTGAACATCAAAGCGCAGCATAACGATTTGAAATATGATGACCTCTATCATGACTTTGTGCCTTACTTTGATGAGCTAGATCAACAAGTTCAACTAGAAATTGAAGAAGAAGGCGCAGGTGGCAATCAAATTGATCATCGTCAATTCAATACGTTAGCAAATGATGAAATCAACAACATTTTGGCCAAAGCGCATCAAGGTATCGAAACAGATGAAGTGCAAACACAACAAGAACTCTCTGATGAGAAACGTTACTTGCAGTGGAAACATGACTTTAACCCTGATGAGCCATTTATGACCGAAGAACAATTAGATAATGTTGAGCTACGTCAAATCGTAGAGAAATCCATCAAAATGAGGATACCGCGCTCAAATAAAACAGAAGAACAAAACAGCGCCGTTGCTTACTTAAATCGTGGCAAATATCTGACACTTTCTGGCAACAACAATAACGGTAAAGTTCTAAGATTACTAAACAACGAACCCGCCTACATGTGGGAAATATATAAGCAGCTTAACGCTACAACAACTCAAGGAGAAGTCGAATGACAAATCTAGTCTCGGGCCTCAATACATTAGCGGGTAGTTTACCAACGTTACCTAATAATGGCCCAACAGCCGATTTTTACAATCAATGGTCGCAATACCTATCACCATTGCCACATATTTTCTTAACGCTGATCATGTTATTCATGCACAGCATTGCGTTAATTTTCTATTACATTGCGAATGCAGTCTTTACGGCTTATCAGTCATCTTTCAAGCTGTTAGACTTTATGAATATCTTCTTTGAGCCAAATAGCGATGTTTATCAAAATTGGAATTTAGGTAATATTCTCAAAGACTTCTTGTACCTGGGTTTTGTCATATTTGGCATCATGATGATGGTGCAGTGGATACAATATACCGCAACTTCTGGTCGCAAGGGCAGGGAATGGCCTAAGGGAATCACCATTACTGTTGGTGTCATTTCTGCTTTAGGCAGATTGCAAGAATCATCCGAACACCGCATGTTTCTGAAAGACTTTTCGTGGTGATTGCCAGTTGAGCGTTTTCATTGGCCTGGCATTAATCCAATGATTAATTTGATCTAATTCTTTCTGACTGATGGTTTCAATTTTGCGTTCTTTTGGGATAAAACGACGGACATATCGATTTAGCACTTCATTACTACCACGTTCTTCTGGTGAATATGGGTGTGCAAAATACATCGGTATGCCTAGCTGTTCTTCTATTTCATCATATTTTGCAAACTCTCGACCGTGATCAACTGTAATTGATTTAGCATTTTTTATACCCTTGAAAAACCTAATAATAGCTGGTGTCACTGCCTGACTATTGCGCCCACTGACATGTCTCATGATATGTTGTCGACTCAATCGTTCTGTGATGGTCACTAAAACATCGCCACGTGTTTTACCAGATTGCATCGTATCAACTTCAAAATGACCAAATTCTTGTCTTAATTGGACAGCTTTTGGTCGTTTTTCAATTGAACGGCCATGAGCAAAAACACGTCTACGGCCGTCAGATTGACGTTTACGTCGAATACCTTTATCAGGTAAATCTGATAACTTAATTTTAAGCAAACCATGATGAATCCAGTTGTAGATGGTCTTGAAAGCAATACCCAATACATGAGCAGCCGTTTCTGGTGACCACTTCAAGATACCAATGTGATGGTTCAAAAAAGCTGATATTTCAGGTGTTAGGGTCGGATGGCGACCGTGTTTGTGCCGATTACACTGGGCTAAATGATGAGCCTGTTGTGCATTGTATGGTTTAATTCGATTTAACTCGTAGGTAATAGTTGCAGGAGAACGCTTTAAGAAACGGGCTATTTCTCGAGTTGAATGATTAAGTTTGATCATTGTTTCAATGACAGAACGTTCGTGAGCTGATAAACTAGAAGACATAAGCTGCAGATCCTTTATGGTTGATTTTAGTCAATTACCATTAAAGTCTCTGCAGTTTTTTTATGCAAGGTGTTCGGTTTAATTTTACAATCTGCCTTTACCATTAATACTCGGTTTAATGAGCGGAATTGGTACAGCCACAGTCAATGATACGTCAGGTACTAAAGAAAAAAACATTGTCACACAATTATGGCAAGGAAATTCCACAGACTTACACTATTTAGCAAGAGATAATTTTGACTTGAGCAAATATAAAGATGACGACCGTGTATTCAAGGATGCAAAAACAAAAATTCAAGGTTCTGACTACCATTCAGTCATGAGTGATGCTGGATATACAGACGGTTTAAGCGACGCTCAAAAATCAGTATTCACCAAGAAAATTGGTGGCAACGGCACCATGGTTGATATTACCGGTGACTCACTTGTTCTGGGTAAGACATTTGCGGATGATTATCCAGTTATGAAAACTAATTGGTTAGGCATTATTGGTGGTGAAATAGTCTTTATTATCGTCGTAGCCGGTGCGATTGTGCGTTTGCTGTCCTCAGTCTATAAAATGGCTTTTATGGCAGGTTCAATTGTGTACTTTGGCCTAAGAGATGGCACACAAGGCAAACGTGTCCAACAAGTTCTGGGAATGATTGAGGGACAAATAACAGGTATTGTCATGATGCCAATTTCATTAATTTTCTTCTTTGCCTGGGTAGAATTTGCCTTTAATACCATTAATGGTTTAGGTCTAGATATGTGGCCATTTACCATCCTGTCAATTGCCGCTCTGTTAGCTGGTGGTAAAGGGCTCGCAGGTGGCTTTGAAATGATTGAACAATGGACTGGTGTTCGCTCAGGTCATAATCCTGTTGCTTCGATGATGTTAGCCAATCAAGCTGCTCACATGGTAGGTGGCGCCACAAGGGTTGCCAAGAAAAATATTGGCAAGGGTCTCAACGCAATTTCACCAGAACAGAAAAAGAAGAATCGTGAACTAGGTAAGAAGATTGCCAACTCGGGTGGCAATCAAGGCTTAGATAATAGTAAAGCACTGGCTGATCATAGCTTAAATGATACTGGTGTCGATACATCCGCACAAGCCACAGGTAAGGCGGCAAAGGCGGCTGAGGTAGCAGGACGTACAGTCGGAGCAATGAAACATCCAGGTAGTTTATTGAAAAACACTGGTCGTGCGGCTGGTGATAAAGTTAAAGATGGCGTGAATAAAGCCGTTGGCAATGTCAAAGATTATGCTGGTGGTGTTGCCGACAACTTCGCAGGTGGACAACAAACCGTTGAAGCCTTTAACAAACGTCATTCACCTATAACACCAAAATCAAACAGCGGTGATACACCATCTTCTTCTCAACCACGCAATGTGCATGAAGCACTTTCAAAGGCTGTCACAGATTCACCTAATTCTCATCCAAAGGATACAGCTAATAAGTCTCAATCTAACATGAGCCACGCAATGTCTGATGCACATCGTGGTTTATCTACTAGAACTAATTCACCCAAGTCTAGCGCTGGTAATTCAACTAAGCCAATTGTGAGTGGTGGAACAGTTGTTCAACCTAAGGGAGTTGGTGCAACGCCAGCAACCATGTCACGTCCAAACACCCCACGTTTGAGCGGTACATTGCCTGGCAAAAAGTCGGTGAATCAACCGTTGACAGCAGCGCAACAAAAAGAAAAGGATCGCGCCTGGGCTGAGAGTGTTATTGCAAAACAAAAAGCGAAAATGCAGAATCAACAAAGCGTATCAAGTAAAGAGGACAAGTGAAACTTTTAATTTGTAGGCTGATACGGTAACATTAACAGTAGTTGATTTTAGGGAGTATACTGATGGAGAAAATTAAGCTAAATAAAATTTGGATTACAATTGTGGTGATTGGAATTATCGTTATCGGAATTTTGTTAGCCATGTTGAACCAACAAAAACAAAACAGTCCTGAGGCACAATCATCAAGTTACGTGTCAAGTGCTAAGGCTTCATCCGCCTCAACCTCAATTCAGGACAAGAACAATGAAAAAGCTTATGCTAAAAAAGCTGCTAAAATGAAAGGCCATGTTTATTCTGACTATTTTACATCTTGGTCTAAACAAGACTTTAAAAATTGGGCCAATGAATATCTAGCAAAACCAGAATCTGAAAGACACCAAGACGGCGTGAAGGAGAGTTTTGGAACTTCAACTAGTTGGGAAAACAGCGATACTAATATGACATACCCACTAGATAAAATTGCAAATCAAATTCAAACTGACGGGGTAGCAACGAATTACTACGACACAGTTAAAGAATTTAACAAGGCCAACCCTGGATTCAATCCTGATGATATAAAGAAATAGCAAAAAGGCAGTGATTACTTAAGAATCACTGCCTTTTGTTTTGTCCTAAATTATTTTGATTGATTTAAAACTTGCTCAAGCACTAAATCCACAAAGGCGCTTGATGAGCGAAATCCTTGTTTGGTTGCTAATTTCTCAATGCCTTGTTTTATCTCAGGGCGAATGGTGTAAGTCGTTTGTATTTTACGACTACTATGATTTGAAGAAGGTAACTTAAACCCGTCACCTAACGATACCTCTGATTGTGGTTCGTCTCGACTAAAGGCATCTGCCATTTGTTTTTGAGCGCTGGCTTCATCAAACATACGAGGGTCTTTTTTATCGTAATCCATTATTTCACACTTTCTAATAGCTTTTGATAAGCATCATTAATTTGCTGCAAGGTTTTATGGTTGCGCTTGGCTTGTTCTAAATCAAACACTGGGGTTTTAAGCATGGTTGAACTATTAAAGACTTCACGCTCATTTAAGACGGCGACAAGGTTCTCAATTTGATCAATAATCTGGCCAAACTCATGACTTGACCGTGTATTGTGCTTCACACGATTGGCAAGATACAAAACCTTTGCTTCAATTAGGGGCTCTCGTGTACGAATATCAACGGCATCATCACGGAACTCTTTCATCCTTAAATCAAATTGTTGTTTTGATTGAATAAAACCATACTCTGAGGGCTCTAGTGGCACCACAACATAATCAGAAACGGCAATCATATTCTTCGTTAACGTCCCAAACTCTGGATGGGTGTCAATTAGAATATAGTCATAATCTTTGATTTCCTCAAGGTGGTCTTGAAGCCACATCATCATCAGAAAGTTTTTATTATTCTTTGATTGTAATGTACCTTCTAATTCGTCTAAATGAGGGCTAGCAGGTAACAAACCTAATTGTGGGGTAATTTGTCTAATTTGAGCTAAACCGCCTGTAAAGACGTCATATAGCGTATTTTTATTGGTATAGCTTTCATAGGTAGAGGACAAGTTACCTTGATAGTCTGAATCAATTAACAAGACTTTGTAGCCTTGTCGAATCAGAAAACTTGCGAAGTTGAATGTCATCGTTGTTTTACCAACGCCACCTTTTGATGCTGAAAATGTAATTGTTTTACTCATGATGAAGCTCCTTAGTTATTTTATCTGTCAAAACGAAATAACGATGAAACCACCAATCCAGGCATGTGAAACATGTTTACATATATATATTATATCATACGTATAACATGTATATCAATATACTATACTTTAATTATAAGTAAAGGTATGTTTGTGTTATAAGATGAATATATGCACATATATCAATATCGTATATAGATTGGATACACAAAAATATAACAAACAAATCATTGTCTCCTGTTCGTGCAGGGGGCTTTTTCTTTGCCTTAGGAAAAACCATTTACCTTTATGACATTTTTTGAATACCTTGTACACTGACCACAGATTGAACTTCAATCCAGGCAAAAATAACTTGTTAAAGGAGAAATTATATGTATGAACACTTTACCCCAGGCCGCAATATTTGGAAGAAAGTGTCTCGGTGGATGTTCTTCACGATGGAACGAATCTTTGTCCTAGTCATTGTTTTTGGGATTACTTACCTGATGATTAAATCATTCTATCCCTACAATATTGGCAAGTATGGTCTGATTCTAATTATGAGTAATGCGTTACTAGCTGGCTATTTGATTTTACCTAGTCCAAGTAACCCAATGGGTCTCATGTATCAAGAAATCCTACGTGGCATCTTAAAGTCCAGCAAGCACGCCACAGGTAATCTAACTGCGATTACTGAAAACAAGAAACGAGAGGAAAACTAATGGGAATAAAAGCTAAACAAACTCAAAAGGGACGGGGTTTAACCGTTGTCAAACAAGCATTAGACAACCGCAAACCAATTCCAATCTACTTTGCTTTACCTTATAAAGATATTTTGAATAAAAAGGGGCATCCAATTTTATTGGCCGATGACACGTACGCTGACATGCTGAACCTTCCTGGAAAAGATTTGGATTTCCTGAATGCAGAAGGTGATAAGAGTTCTAACGCCATTATCGCTGATTTTCATCAATTGTTATCAGTTTATGTTGAAGACTTTGATATTTTTGTTAGTCAACTACCTGCTGACACGCGTATCCAGCAAGCTTCATGGGGACAAGAGTTAGTGAGAGTGGAGAGTCAATTAAATAGTGGTGACCTAGATGATCGTCACTACCAACAATTGTTAGTGATGCGTCAAACTATTTTGCAAGAAATTAATATTGAAAAAAATGTGGTCGGTGACATTAAGCACCAAGAATATACCGCTGTGCTCTATGGTAAGACCTTAGCTGCCTTAGATAAAAACCGCCGTGACTTTATGGCACACGCAGGTATGGCATTTACACCTGAGCCAGTCTCAATTAATCGTAAAAAGATGGTCATGTACCAAATTAACAATCCTGGGGAAACCTTAGAACTGGAGGAAAAATAAGCATGCGCACAAGTTTAAATACAGCAAAACGTTCCGCTCTAAAAGCACGCGGCTATAATTTAGAACTTATTGAAGAAGTTCAAAACCCTAGTGGCATTGAATTTCACACCACCTACTTTGATGATGGTATGGCAAGTAGTGCCATTATTAACGTCTACGACTATCCCAAAAATGAACAATTACAAGGCTGGTTTAAGGAACTCATTAATCACAAGAACACCATTGTAGACATTAAGATTGGGACTGAAAACAAGTTTGAAGTGCAAAAAGCACTTGAAACAGCTACTAACACGTTGCGTAGTAAGGCCCGCAGTGAGGTGACCTCACAAGGTGATGCGCTGGAAGCCGAACAAGATGCTGACATTACGCTACAAGATTTGAATGAAGCCCGCAATGGTCGTGAAATTTACAAACGTGTCTACGTTAGGTTATTGGTATCAGATGTTTCTCCAGAAGAATTACGTCATCGTGTTAAAGAAATTCAACAACAGCTTTCTAACTACCGCATGAAAGTCTATCCTTCTGAGCAATTGACACACTTCCAACAGTTTTTTATGCCCGCCATGTCTATTGAAAATCAAACGATTAAGGACAAAGGATTTCCAATGAAAGCCTATGCGTTAGCTGGTTCTTATGCTTTCAACCAGACCTTTATCGCACATCCTCGTGGTTCATACATGGGTTTGACGATGCAACGTGGTGAGGTTATGTATGATCCCAGCTACAACGACCACCGTACGCAGTTAACCGCTTATAACCTAGTTGTGGGTGGTGAGCGCTCAGGTAAAAGCTCGTTTGCCAAAAAGAACTTGGGTCCATTAGTTTCTCGTGGTGATACAGTTTGGGTATTTGATAAGTCTAATGAATGGCGTGATCTCGTCAATTATTATTATGGTGTCACTTTGACACTTGATGGCAGTCAAAACATTATCAATTTGATGCAAGTGTTTGGGACAGTCTTAGATGCCAATGGTAATGTTGATGTCATTGCTAGCTTCAACCAACACCGCACAAAGGTGATTACTTATTACGCTACGCTTAACCCGCAAGCAAATAAAAAAGAATTAGAAATGTTGGGTAACCTGATCACTGATTTCTACGTTGAACGTCGTATGTGGTCATTATCACCAAAAGATAACCCACAAGATCTACGCGTGATTGGGCTACGAAATGAAGACTATCCAATTCTCGAAGATTTTCAAACCTTCCTAGAAACCCATAGCATGCTGACGCGCAACATGACACAGCCTGCCGTAGAACGTTTGGATAACATCTTATCGACAATTAGCAGCTTAATACAAAACCATGGCGACATGGTGAATGGTGTAACGACCATGCCTGATCTGTCTGGTGAGCGTTTGATTCGTTTTGATACGAGTGGTCTTTCAAGATTAGAAGATGATCTCTACAACGCCCAATACTTTACCATTTTGTCTTTGATGGAAAGCTACATCACGATTAATGGAACTAAGCAACGTGAGCGCATTAAACGTGGTGAAGTCTCAACTCAGGCCAACAACAATGGTAATCCACCAAAATATTTCTGGTGGATACAGGATGAAGCGGATGATATTTTCAATGCTAAACATTCATTAGGCATTACCTTCGGTGACAACATGATGGCGCAACACGGTAAAGATTTCTTCGGGATGTTTGCTATCTTCCCAGGACTCAAAAATGTTGTGCCAACAGGTAATGCATCAGACACTGAGGCTAGTCGTGCCGCATCTTCCTTCTTCGGCCGATTCCCAAAGCAAACGATTGGACGTCTATCAAAAACGGATACAACCCGTTTACGTAGTGTGGTGAGTGAAACTAATATCACTGATGGTCAACTACAAGCGCTACAAGGATTAGATCAAGGTGATTTCTTAATGAACTTGGTGGGTAAGCAATCTACGTTTATGCACGTTGATCTTAATGACTCAGAAATTAATTTGTTTGGTGGAGGACTGTAAGATGAAATTGCCACATCCATTAAAGAAGGCGCGTGATAACCGTGAAAAAATGAAGCAAGAGGCGCAACAAATCGTTGAAAACTATGACAAAGGTCAAAAGCCTCAACCAGTGGATAACAAAATTATTTGGTATGTCATTGGTGGTTTTGTTTTTGTTTTTATTCTCAAAGGCCTCAGCCTTTTAATCGGAGGTTAGACCATGTTAGAACGTTGGATGCAAGATAAGAAGCGCCGTTTGTATGTCATCATCGGCATCATTACCACAGCAATTCTGTCAATATCAGTTATTGCCTTAATGTGTGTCATGGTCTTTTCAACACAGAATGCCATTTGTTGGAATGATGATACAACCATTGATGATGGTGGCACTTCAATCGGTGGCGATTGGAAAGATCCCAACTCAGCAACGCACAAAGCCATACAACATGCAATTGACCGTTTTCATAAAGAAATTAAAATGTCGGGCGACAATATCGCTGCTGCAATTGCGATTGGTCTTAGAGAAAGTGGCTTTAATTCGAAAGCCGTCAATCCGGCTGGCTCGGTAAAAGGCATTTGGCAGTGGGGTGCTGGAGGTATTAACGGAAATCGCTATGGTGACACAGCTGATACAGTGCAAGCACAAGTTCAACTGGCAATCAATGAATTGCATAGTAGTCATAAAGCAACTCTAATTGGCTTAGCGGCCGCTAACAACATTAACAGTTCAATGGTGGCTTGGGATACAAAGTTTGAAGGGGTCGGAGAAAATGATCCACAACGAAAAGTCGCCGATACCGCAAAAACTGCCGAAGAAGTCAAAAAGGTTTTCAAACTAGATTATGCAGGTGATATTGATGTCTTTGATGGCGGCAACAACGACTCGGGTTCTAGTGATACCTCAAGCGATGCCAATTCAAGTGCTATGTCTGATGCCTCATGTGACACAGGGTTGGATACCAACACAGATGGCTTACCAGTTAAAGGAAAATACAACATAACAGGTGGCTATCCAAACTATGCAGGCCTAACAGGCGCAGAACATTATGGTGTCGATTTTCAAACCGTCAACCACACTATGACTGGTGGTGAAAGTAATGTGTACGCTGTTCATGATGGCACGGTGGTAGCCAAAAGTTTTGATTCAGTTGGGGGTAATTGGCTAGTGATTAAAGGCACTGACGGGGTGTTTACCTATTATGGTCACGCACCAACTCAGTCAGCCATTGTTGTCAATACAGGTGATAAGGTTTCTGCTGGTCAACACATTAGTCATGAAGGACAAACTGGTGAAGCAACAGGTATTCACGTTCACTTCGCCGTACAAACAAAAGATCAATATAATTGGGCGCCTCAAAGTAAAGGACTCAAATCACCTGGGCTTTATCTCAAGCTACCTGCAAAGGCAGGCACTAACGTTGTTATTCCTAGTGGGCCATTTGATTCTAGTACAGACAAAACAGATAAATAGGAGTATTCAAATATGAATAAATTAAAGAAATGGAAGATTGCAGTGTTCTCTTTAGCCGTCATTGCGATATTGACTGCAATTGGTGGGACTTATTATTACAACACGGAAGTGAATGGTTATCCAGATACCAAGAACTTCGCTGACAAG
The Leuconostoc suionicum genome window above contains:
- a CDS encoding IS30 family transposase; protein product: MSSSLSAHERSVIETMIKLNHSTREIARFLKRSPATITYELNRIKPYNAQQAHHLAQCNRHKHGRHPTLTPEISAFLNHHIGILKWSPETAAHVLGIAFKTIYNWIHHGLLKIKLSDLPDKGIRRKRQSDGRRRVFAHGRSIEKRPKAVQLRQEFGHFEVDTMQSGKTRGDVLVTITERLSRQHIMRHVSGRNSQAVTPAIIRFFKGIKNAKSITVDHGREFAKYDEIEEQLGIPMYFAHPYSPEERGSNEVLNRYVRRFIPKERKIETISQKELDQINHWINARPMKTLNWQSPRKVFQKHAVFG
- a CDS encoding ParA family protein, whose product is MSKTITFSASKGGVGKTTMTFNFASFLIRQGYKVLLIDSDYQGNLSSTYESYTNKNTLYDVFTGGLAQIRQITPQLGLLPASPHLDELEGTLQSKNNKNFLMMMWLQDHLEEIKDYDYILIDTHPEFGTLTKNMIAVSDYVVVPLEPSEYGFIQSKQQFDLRMKEFRDDAVDIRTREPLIEAKVLYLANRVKHNTRSSHEFGQIIDQIENLVAVLNEREVFNSSTMLKTPVFDLEQAKRNHKTLQQINDAYQKLLESVK
- a CDS encoding type IV secretion system protein VirB4, coding for MRTSLNTAKRSALKARGYNLELIEEVQNPSGIEFHTTYFDDGMASSAIINVYDYPKNEQLQGWFKELINHKNTIVDIKIGTENKFEVQKALETATNTLRSKARSEVTSQGDALEAEQDADITLQDLNEARNGREIYKRVYVRLLVSDVSPEELRHRVKEIQQQLSNYRMKVYPSEQLTHFQQFFMPAMSIENQTIKDKGFPMKAYALAGSYAFNQTFIAHPRGSYMGLTMQRGEVMYDPSYNDHRTQLTAYNLVVGGERSGKSSFAKKNLGPLVSRGDTVWVFDKSNEWRDLVNYYYGVTLTLDGSQNIINLMQVFGTVLDANGNVDVIASFNQHRTKVITYYATLNPQANKKELEMLGNLITDFYVERRMWSLSPKDNPQDLRVIGLRNEDYPILEDFQTFLETHSMLTRNMTQPAVERLDNILSTISSLIQNHGDMVNGVTTMPDLSGERLIRFDTSGLSRLEDDLYNAQYFTILSLMESYITINGTKQRERIKRGEVSTQANNNGNPPKYFWWIQDEADDIFNAKHSLGITFGDNMMAQHGKDFFGMFAIFPGLKNVVPTGNASDTEASRAASSFFGRFPKQTIGRLSKTDTTRLRSVVSETNITDGQLQALQGLDQGDFLMNLVGKQSTFMHVDLNDSEINLFGGGL
- a CDS encoding phage tail tip lysozyme translates to MLERWMQDKKRRLYVIIGIITTAILSISVIALMCVMVFSTQNAICWNDDTTIDDGGTSIGGDWKDPNSATHKAIQHAIDRFHKEIKMSGDNIAAAIAIGLRESGFNSKAVNPAGSVKGIWQWGAGGINGNRYGDTADTVQAQVQLAINELHSSHKATLIGLAAANNINSSMVAWDTKFEGVGENDPQRKVADTAKTAEEVKKVFKLDYAGDIDVFDGGNNDSGSSDTSSDANSSAMSDASCDTGLDTNTDGLPVKGKYNITGGYPNYAGLTGAEHYGVDFQTVNHTMTGGESNVYAVHDGTVVAKSFDSVGGNWLVIKGTDGVFTYYGHAPTQSAIVVNTGDKVSAGQHISHEGQTGEATGIHVHFAVQTKDQYNWAPQSKGLKSPGLYLKLPAKAGTNVVIPSGPFDSSTDKTDK
- a CDS encoding pLS20_p028 family conjugation system transmembrane protein — encoded protein: MLGLMSGIGTATVNDTSGTKEKNIVTQLWQGNSTDLHYLARDNFDLSKYKDDDRVFKDAKTKIQGSDYHSVMSDAGYTDGLSDAQKSVFTKKIGGNGTMVDITGDSLVLGKTFADDYPVMKTNWLGIIGGEIVFIIVVAGAIVRLLSSVYKMAFMAGSIVYFGLRDGTQGKRVQQVLGMIEGQITGIVMMPISLIFFFAWVEFAFNTINGLGLDMWPFTILSIAALLAGGKGLAGGFEMIEQWTGVRSGHNPVASMMLANQAAHMVGGATRVAKKNIGKGLNAISPEQKKKNRELGKKIANSGGNQGLDNSKALADHSLNDTGVDTSAQATGKAAKAAEVAGRTVGAMKHPGSLLKNTGRAAGDKVKDGVNKAVGNVKDYAGGVADNFAGGQQTVEAFNKRHSPITPKSNSGDTPSSSQPRNVHEALSKAVTDSPNSHPKDTANKSQSNMSHAMSDAHRGLSTRTNSPKSSAGNSTKPIVSGGTVVQPKGVGATPATMSRPNTPRLSGTLPGKKSVNQPLTAAQQKEKDRAWAESVIAKQKAKMQNQQSVSSKEDK
- a CDS encoding type IV secretory system conjugative DNA transfer family protein — its product is MKLFKKDYRAERQFMRESYIRWRGRPWFLWLYGIIATIGVIFISLYVTIMVDLLVRVVGPYIQAFKFYMQSGVAQWPEFNDVMNMTATVLNPLNIFTILFRLTLVTGIVLILCLLLLIKKYVFQRIYDWYQLFRDQTRNTNRFAEVREVDKVYKLIPDRNKNFKGRPGQPVLHTQGYTLEFFMIHPFLWAWQWVKRPLGMNSLEFSGVYKKIRPVLLERLPKLFEKQLNVQGGFDGFYWVDTSNTHSKTTGMTRSSKDQMRGYTLIDIIRRAEIKWNIIDTDAKNEDAKMSYKSLRTAGYDVKLLNIMEPSESESWNPLEIAIDYAFDGDWDSANTELRKVVQVIGGSSGEESSHKDIWDSAAESTIQAVMLTVLDIAVRHQDKSMVTISNVLQFINDMNKFTDKEGDGLTKYITNIGKLPRTPARNMIILNAAEYLSATGDTKSSISFSVMNRLNLFASESITRLTTFNTINLTDLGFPRMLKIKFSDRYKGVHVSIHVYESGKKHAIEKDKLTVSQSGTLTYPIHNHLPVSWQIELSLDNDGNSIAMRKQRFTLTGKIVQRKLLNGKIKRDLFSKQPVIQCLVDQIKPQGTTETPGVTLRYSENPMAVFIITPQSNDDFSALSSLFISQVFSVNTDIASTITRRKMDSWILYKLNEFSMFPRIPGFTNILTHGLTYGHLVDLYIQTLTQPRLHYSEMETNDINGNTGNWFNILTNDEQTNEALSKQLGEVEVQTESVNSQIGLDRQDRGNRHAQVSKVRLLDAKEISELSPREMITIRTIKRADKKGRSVRPLPIFSTGAYRMPFAYELLGKQYSLDYYTADLNIKAQHNDLKYDDLYHDFVPYFDELDQQVQLEIEEEGAGGNQIDHRQFNTLANDEINNILAKAHQGIETDEVQTQQELSDEKRYLQWKHDFNPDEPFMTEEQLDNVELRQIVEKSIKMRIPRSNKTEEQNSAVAYLNRGKYLTLSGNNNNGKVLRLLNNEPAYMWEIYKQLNATTTQGEVE